Below is a window of Salinibacter grassmerensis DNA.
TCCTAAGGGAGCGCAAACCGCCAGAGTAGCGTGGTAGACCACCTCGAAAAATTGCACGCATCGGACTGGGAAAGCTCTGCTGGAGAAAGCAAGAGACGAAGCGAATTCGTGAATGCGTTACGCAATTCCACTATTTGTTAGAAGTGACGCTTGAGGCCGCGCATGCGTTACGCAAAGAGAGAGAAGCGTAACAATCGGGCCTGGCAAGAGTTTTCGGGCAACACCTGTCTCTGACCCGTTTCTACTCCCCTTCTGGACCGATGGCTCGCCCCGACAAGCTTCCGAAGATCCTCACTGAGGCCGAGACGTCCTCGCTCTTAGGTCAGCCCAACCAGCGCTACTTTGGCCCCTGTCGAGATTACCTCTACATGCGCCTCATGCTCAAGGCCGGCCTGCGTGCGTCGGAAGCGACGGCACTGCGGCCCGAGCATATTGATCTCATGAGCGGGAAACTGACGGTCCGGGAAGGCAAAGGCGCGAAGGACCGGACGCTCTGGGTTGGGGAGGACCTCCTGGAGGAGCTCCAAGAATGGACGGAGCGGCGCGCAGACGAAGCCAAAGAAGCAGGCGCTGAGGGCTCAGGGTTTCTCCTCCCGACCCGCAAGGGCACGGAAGTGGCCACATCCCATCTTCGCCGCTCAGTGAAACGGTATGCCCGCAAGGCCGAGATCGAAGAGGTCGGGCGCGTGTCTCCGCATACCTTGAGGCATACCTTTGCCACGCGGCTCTACCGGGAAACTGGAAACATCCGGCTCGTGCAGAAGGCACTCGGGCACTCCGACTTGTCTACGACGATGATCTACACCCACGTCGTCGACGAGGAACTAGAGGGCGCGATGAAGGGCCTGTAGCGAGTGTCTGGGTTGCTGTCTGCCCTCACCTTGGACTTGGTGCTCCCGCAGAGCAGGAGCCTCACGG
It encodes the following:
- a CDS encoding tyrosine-type recombinase/integrase; translated protein: MARPDKLPKILTEAETSSLLGQPNQRYFGPCRDYLYMRLMLKAGLRASEATALRPEHIDLMSGKLTVREGKGAKDRTLWVGEDLLEELQEWTERRADEAKEAGAEGSGFLLPTRKGTEVATSHLRRSVKRYARKAEIEEVGRVSPHTLRHTFATRLYRETGNIRLVQKALGHSDLSTTMIYTHVVDEELEGAMKGL